CGGTGGGTTCTGCCACGGCACAGCGTCAGATTGTCAACATGGCCGCGGGTGTGGCGGCGACCGATGCGGTAAACGTCTCGCAGCTCATGCCGGTGGTGAGTTCGCTGGGTGGCGGTGCATCGTTCAATGGCACTACTGGTCAGGTGACTGGCCCGAGCTACACGCTCAACAACGCCAACGCGATCACGGGCGCCAGCGGTGCGGTTAGTGATGTGGGCAGTGCGCTTGGTCGTGTCGACAGCGCCCTCGGCAACGTCAACGCCGTGGCCAACAAGGGCTGGAACGTGCAGGCCAACGGTGGCACGGCTACGCAGATTGCCCCGGGCGGTGCGGTGAACTTCGTCAACGGTAGCAACACTACGGCCAGCTTCAATGCCGCCACCAACCAGGTAAAGGTGGATGTGGTCAGTAACCCGACCTTTGCCGGCGCGGTAACCGCCAATGGCGGCCTGACCGTGGGCGCGGGTCAGTCCGTGAATATGGGCAACAACAAGGTCACCAATGTGGCGGCTGGCGTGGCCAATACCGACGCGGTGAACATGTCGCAGCTGAAGGCGACCAACGCCAATGTCGCGGTTAACGCGGCGGACATCGCTCGCGTGGAAGGCAAGGCCGACCAGTCGGGCGCTGACGTGGCGGCTCACCTGGGTGGCGGCGCGGCCTATGACAGCACGACCGGCACGATCAGCGCGCCGAGCTACGCGGTGCAGGGTGGCAACTACAACAACGTGGGCGACGCCCTGGGCTCGCTGGACACGGCAGTGACCAGCAACACCAGCTCCATCACCGACATCACCAACCAGATCAACAGCGGCACGGTGGGTCTGGTGCAGCAGTCTGCAGCCGGTGCCGACCTGACGGTGGGCAAGGACACGGACGGTGCGGCGGTGGACTTTGCCGACAAGGACGGCAACACCCGCACGCTGAAGAACGTGACGGCAGGTGTGAACGATACCGACGCGGTGAACATGTCGCAGCTCAACGCGACCAATGCCAACGTGTCGACCAACGCGACAAACATCGCGCAGAACACGAGCGACATCGTTCGCGTGGAAGGCAAGGCCGATCAGTCGGGCGCCGACGTGGCGGCTCACCTGGGTGGCGGTGCGGTCTATGACAGCACGACCGGCGCGATCAGCGCGCCGAGCTACGCGGTGCAGGGTGGCAACTACAACAACGTGGGCGACGCCCTGGGCTCGCTGGACACGGCAGTGACCAACAACACCACGGCGATCGCGGGCAACACGCAGTCGATCACCGACATCACCAACCAGATCAACAGCGGTACGGTGGGCCTGGTGCAGCAGTCCAAGGCCGGTGCCGACCTGACGGTGGGCAAGGACACGGACGGCGTGGCGGTGGACTTTGCCGACAAGGACGGCAACGCTCGCACGCTGAAGAGCGTGAAGGCGGGCGTGGCCGACACCGATGCAGTGAACATGTCGCAGCTGAACGTGACCAACGCCAACGTGTCGACCAACGCGACGAACATCGCGCAGAACACCAGCGACATCGTTCGCGTGGAGGGCAAGGCTGACCAGTCGGTCGCCGACGTGGCGGCTCACCTGGGTGGCGGTGCAACCTATGACAGCACGACCGGCACGATCGGCGCGCCGAGCTACGCGGTGCAGGGTGGCAACTACAACAACGTGGGCGACGCCCTTGGCTCGCTGGACACGGCGGTGACCAACAACACCAGCTCCATCACCGACATCACCAACCAGATCAACAGCGGCACGGTGGGTCTGGTGCAGCAGTCCAAGGCCGGTGCCGACCTGACGGTGGGCAAGGGCACGGACGGTGCGGCGGTGGACTTTGCCGACAAGGGCGGCAACACCCGCACGCTGAAGAACGTGACGGCAGGTGTGAACGATACCGATGCGGTGAACATGTCGCAGCTGAACGCGACCAACGCCAACGTGACAGCCAACACGACCAACATTACCGCCAACAGCACCCATGTTGGCAACCTTGGCACCGCGGCGGCGGCGGCGCTGGGCGGCAGCACGACGTTCGATCCGACCACTGGCTCGCTGTCGGGTACCAGCTTCGGTCTGACCCACGCCAACGCGATCAACGGCACCACAGGTGCTGCCACGACCGTGACGGATGGTTTCAGCAAGGTCGACGACGCGCTGGGTAGCCTGAATACGTCGGTCACCAACAACACCAACTCGATCACCGACATCACCAACCAGATCAACAGCGGTACGGTGGGCCTGGTGCAGCAGTCCGCGGCCGGTGCTGACCTGACGGTGGGCAAGGGCACGGACGGTGCGGCGGTGGATTTTGCCGACAAGGCCGGGTCGACCCGCACGCTGAAGAACGTGACGGCGGGCGTGAACGATACCGATGCGGTGAACATGTCGCAGTTGAACGCGACCAATGCCAACGTGTCGACCAACGCCGCGAACATCACCCGCGTGGAAGCGAAGTCCGATCAGGCCATGACGTCCATGGCGGCCTACCTTGGTGGCGGCGCGGCCTATAACAGCGCGACCGGCGTGATGAATGGGCCGAGCTATACCGTCCAGGGCGCTACCTATAACAATGTGGGTTCGGCTCTGGGCTCGCTGGATACGGCGGTCACCAACAACACCAACTCCATCACCAATATCACCAACCAAATCAACAACGGTACGGTGGGCCTGGTGCAGCAGGACGCGACCACGCGCAACATTACCGTGGCGAAGGATGCTGATGGCACAGTGGTTGACGTGAGCGGCACGGCAGGTACGCGCAAGATCACCGGCGCATCGGCAGGCGATCTGAGCGCCACCAGCACCGACGTGGTGAACGGCAGCCAGTTGTATGCCACCAACCAGGCGGTGGGCCAGCTGGACAATCGCGTCACCAATATCGAAAACACGGTCAACACCTACACCGGTGATATCACCAACGTGACCAACACGGTGAACAAGGTCGTCAATGGCCAGGACGGTGTGTTCCAGGTCAGCCAGGAAAGCGGCGTGACCAAGCCGGTGGCGTCCGGCACGCAGGCCACGGCAGGCGGTAATGGTGCGGTTGCCTCGGGCAACAGCAGCACGGCCTTGGGTAACAACGCCCAAGCTACGGGTGACAACAGCGTGGCCATTGGCGCAAGTTCGGTGGCTTCCCGTGCGAACTCGGTATCGGTGGGTTCCGCCGGTGGCGAACGTCAGATCACCAACGTTGCTGCCGGTACGGAAGCCACCGACGCGGTCAACCTGGGCCAACTGCGCGCTTCCCAGGCGGGTACGGTCCGCTATGACCTCAATGCCGATGGCAGCGTCAATGGGTCGAGCCTCACCATGAACCAAGGTGGCGATCCGACCGTCATCCACAACGTGGGTGCAGGCACGGCAACCACCGATGCCGTGAATGTGGGGCAGCTCAATAGCAGCGTCAATCAGGTCGGGAACTGGGCGAAGAGCTACACCGACCAGCAGATCAAGAACGAGAGCAGGCAGGCATCGGCTGGCACCGCTTCTGCCATGGCTATGGCGACTCTTCCGCAGGCCTACCAGCCGAACCAGAGTTCTGGAGGCGTTGCCTTCGGTACGTATCGCGGCCAGAGCAGTATGGCCGTGGGCATGTCGACGATCACGGAGAGTGGCCGCTATATCTTGAAGGTCAGCGGTAGCGTCAATACCAAGGGTGACGCAGGCATGGCGGTTGGTGCCGGCATGGTCTGGTAAGTCGTGTAGCTAGTGATCTTCCGCTGCGGCAGAGCGCAGCGGGAGAGATCCGAACAGGCCTCCCCGCGCAAGCGGGGAGGCTTTTTTATGAGATCTGATCGTGGCGAAGCTTCTCTGTGGGAGCGCACCCTGTGCGCGACAGATCCACGGTGTGGTAACGACGCGACGCTGCCGTCGCGCACAAGGTTCGCTCCTACAAGGGCAGGGCTCTCAGCCCAACCGCATCAACAACTTCAACATCTTCCAGAAGCGCTTGCCGTAGGGTGGATTGAGCATGCCGGTGCCATTGAGTCGCGCCTGGCGGAACACCGGCTTCATGTGCGAGAACGTCTGGAAGCCCGCCTCGCCGTGATAGCCGCCGATGCCCGAGGGGCCCACGCCGCCGAACGGCAGGTTGTGCTGGGCGATGTGATACAGCGTGTCGTTCACTGTGACGCCGCCCGCGTGCGTGCGGGCGAGCACGTGGTCGATGGTCGCGCGGCTTTCCTCGAACAGGTACAGCGCCAGCGGTTGCGGATGCGTAGCGATGTACTCGATGGCGCCGTCCAGCGAGTCATAAGGCATCACCGGCAGCAGTGGGCCGAAGATCTCTTCCTGCATCACCTGCATCGTGTCGCCGACCTGGGTGAGCATCACCGGTGCGAGCAGGCGCTTGGCGGGTAGATCCTGCGCATCGCTCATCGGTTCGGGACGTGCGCCGGCTGCCACGGCATCGTCGCGAAGCTTGAGCAGGCGATCGTAGTGGCGGTCCGAGACGATCGAGGCGTACTGCTGCTGTGCGCGCAGGTTGGGATACAGCCTGGCCGCCATGTCGCGTGCGGTCGCGACGAACTCGTCCATGCGTGCGCGTGGCACCAGCACATAGTCCGGTGCGATGCAGGTCTGGCCGGCGTTGACCAGCTTGCCGAACACGATGCGTTCCACGGCATGCTCGAAGCGGGCACCGGGGCCGATGATGGCGGGCGATTTGCCACCCAGTTCCAGCGTCACCGGCGTGAGGTTCGCCGCCGCCGCGCGCATCACGTGGTAGCCCACGGCGGTGGAGCCGGTGAACAGCAGGTGGTCGAACGGCAGCGCCGAGAACGCCTGCGCAACGTCCGCGTCGCCCGTGACCACCACCACTTCATCCGAGGAAAAATAGCGGGCGACCTGTTCGGCGAACAGCGCAGAGAAGCGCGGCGTGTACTCGCTCATCTTGAGCATGACGCGGTTGCCGGCGGTGAGCGCGTCGATCAACGGGCCCACCGAGAGGAAGATTGGGTAATTCCACGGCACGATGATGCCCACCACGCCGCGTGGCTGCGGCAGCAGCGTAGTGCGGGCCGGCAGGAACACCAGGTTGGCGAGCCTGCCGCGCGGCCGCATCCAGCCACGACCGCGCTTGAGCGAGTGCCGGAGGTTGGAAAGACTGGGGTACAGCTCCAGCAGTTCCGTTTCCTCTTTCGGCCGATGGCCGAAGTCGGCGTCGATGGCCGCGGCGAAGGCGTCCCGCTGCTCGTTGAGCATCCGTTCCAGTGTGCGCAGCCGCGTGGCGCGTACGTTCCACGGCGGCATCGGGTCGCGGGCCTGCGCTTCGCGCAGGCGAAGCAGGATGGCATGCAATGACGGAGCGGGCTCTTTCATGGTCAGGTTTCCCGGTCAGAACTTCGCACGCAGCTCGATACCCCACATGCGGGGCGGCGAGATCGTGGCGAAAGGCGTGCCGAACACGGAGGTGGTGATATTGTTCACGCCTGTGACGTAACGCTTGTTGAAGAGGTTGGTGCCGTACAGCGCCACGCCCCAACGGTCGCCCGGCGCATGCCAGTCGATGCGGCCATCGGTGCGCTGCTGGCTGGTGCCGATCTTGAAGTTCGGGCTCACGTTGCACGAGCCCTGGAACTGTGAATCGGCATTGCAGCGCGTCGGTCCGCGATAGGCCTGCGACAGGTCAAACTCCAGGTCGCCGTTGGCGACGCCACGCCAAGTGTAGGACAGCGACGCCGCGCCGGAGAAGTAAGGCGCGCCGGTGGCCTGGCCGCTCAGGTCGGTGCCGTCGGGCGCGGTGGCCTTGCGGTACTTGGCATCGATATAGGCGCCCATGAAGTTGACGCGGAAATCGCTGATCGGCTGCCACTGCGCTTCCAGCTCCAGGCCCTTGGCCTCCTGGTTGCTGCTGTTGACGACGTAGATGGGCAGGCCGGTGGCCGGGCTGTTCGGGTCCAGCGCCAGCGACTGCATGTTGTCGTAGCGGTAGTAGTACACCGAGCCGTTGAGCAGCAGGTTCTGGTCGGGGAACAGGCTCTTGATGCCGCCCTCGTAGTTGGTGACCTTTTCCGGCTGGAAGGTGGAGCCGACCTGCACGCTGTTGTAGCCGCCCGCCTTGTAGCCACGGGTGACGGAGAAATAGCCCATCACGTCCGGCGTGAACTTGTAGCTGGCGACGACGCGCGGGCTCCAGTTGTTCCAAGTGTTGCTGGCGTAGACCGGCGTGCCCACGGCACTGGTGAAGATCACGTTCTGGCCGAATGCGGCCAGCGCGGCCTGCGCCTGGGGCGGCAGCATCTGCACGATGCCCAGGCCTTCCAGGCCCGCGATGGTCGCGTCAAAGGCCGGCGCGCTGCGCGGCATGTTGTACCAGCTGAATTCCTTCTCGTCGCGGGTGTAGCGCAGGCCGGTGGTGACGTCGAAACGGTCGCTGATGTGCCAGATAACGTCGCCGAACGCGGCGTAGGCCTTGAAGTTGCCGTCGTTGCTGATGGCCTCCTTCCACGGGTCGCCCAGCAGCGTGAACGGCAGGCCGAACGAGGCCAGCGCATTGCTGATGTCGGTGAGCGGCGTGCCTACGCCCAGTGCGTTCTGCGCGAGCGTGTCCAGGCTGTTGGTGTTGACGTCGGTCTGGCTGGTCTGGCGCGCCTGTTCCCGGTAGTAGCTCACGCCCGCGACCCAGTCCATCCGGTCGTTGTTGCCCGACAGCTTGAACTCTTGGTACCAGCTGTTGTTGTGCTCGATGTTGGCGGTATCGAGGTAGGTGACGACGTGGTTGGTGCCGTCGTAGTCGCCCAGGTTGTAGGTGTCGAAGCCGCGCCATGCCGTGGTCGAGACGAAATCGCCCCAGCCAAAGGAATGGTCGATCTGCAGCGTGCCGCCGTCGAAGCGCCGCGACTCGCGCGCACCGATGGCGTCATTGTAGAGCGGTGCGCGCAGCGGGTTGAGATAGGTGCTCGGATCGGGCGGAAAGGGCGCGCGCTGGTTGGTGTCGTTCGACAGAGGAATCAGGCCGATGGCCGGCGCGGGCGGCTGGTCGAGCTTCTCGTGGTCCCACGACAGCAGCACACGCGTGTTGTCGGTGACGTTCCAGCGGAACACGGCGCGCGTGCCCCACTCGTTGTCTTCGCCGTAGCGCTTGCCGGTAGCGGCGTCCCTGATCCAGCCGTCGCTCTGGTTGTCCAGCACGCTCAGGCGCAGCGCCATGTCCTTGTTGATCGGGATGTTCAGCAGCCCGTCGGCGTACTTGCGGCCGTCGTTGCCGAAGCGCACGCGCGCCTTGCCTTCGAACTTGTCGGTGGGCTCGTTGGTAACGATGGAGATGGCGCCGGCGGCGGCATTGCGGCCGAACAACGTGCCCTGCGGTCCCTTCAGCACCTCGATGCGCGCAATGTCGTTGAAGGCAAGCAGCGAGCCGCCCGAGCGTGCTGCGTACACGCCATTGACGTAGATGCCCACCGCCGATTCGGTGCCCACGCCAAAGTTGCTGGTGGCGATGCCGCGC
This genomic interval from Dyella japonica A8 contains the following:
- a CDS encoding TonB-dependent receptor, with the translated sequence MKIRPRPLSACLHRLLIGGSLVLGALPADSWASDDAAPAPQQGSNSAQSGSTTADPEKAKLLGNVTVTAQSRTQEVQSVPIPLQIVTAKQIDTLAATDLSKMDIFVPGLVIDASQPTQPTYELRGIATSNFGVGTESAVGIYVNGVYAARSGGSLLAFNDIARIEVLKGPQGTLFGRNAAAGAISIVTNEPTDKFEGKARVRFGNDGRKYADGLLNIPINKDMALRLSVLDNQSDGWIRDAATGKRYGEDNEWGTRAVFRWNVTDNTRVLLSWDHEKLDQPPAPAIGLIPLSNDTNQRAPFPPDPSTYLNPLRAPLYNDAIGARESRRFDGGTLQIDHSFGWGDFVSTTAWRGFDTYNLGDYDGTNHVVTYLDTANIEHNNSWYQEFKLSGNNDRMDWVAGVSYYREQARQTSQTDVNTNSLDTLAQNALGVGTPLTDISNALASFGLPFTLLGDPWKEAISNDGNFKAYAAFGDVIWHISDRFDVTTGLRYTRDEKEFSWYNMPRSAPAFDATIAGLEGLGIVQMLPPQAQAALAAFGQNVIFTSAVGTPVYASNTWNNWSPRVVASYKFTPDVMGYFSVTRGYKAGGYNSVQVGSTFQPEKVTNYEGGIKSLFPDQNLLLNGSVYYYRYDNMQSLALDPNSPATGLPIYVVNSSNQEAKGLELEAQWQPISDFRVNFMGAYIDAKYRKATAPDGTDLSGQATGAPYFSGAASLSYTWRGVANGDLEFDLSQAYRGPTRCNADSQFQGSCNVSPNFKIGTSQQRTDGRIDWHAPGDRWGVALYGTNLFNKRYVTGVNNITTSVFGTPFATISPPRMWGIELRAKF
- a CDS encoding ESPR-type extended signal peptide-containing protein, whose translation is MNKVYRIVWNQSTGTWVVASELANSRKKGKAGKAKVVASGLASLSALMLGMGFSSSSFAAAAQVTTLGTSTSVDSNTADYYQYLYRSSAYANPKVWDGKGALGGYTLIGAYASGKTNKTDDAIFKLDGYNGNGRGGGVAVGDNAAVVGETAVAIGANSQALHNFSVAVGGNATANGLGAVATGREALASGNYSIASGFVSTATGTGAIGIGQSATAGGLRAIAIGTSNQLSSAGDTAADGTYIASAANAAGSDAVSIGTSASSAAASSVAMGLQASTSATGTNGVAIGTTATVSGANGIAIGNGATATGTSSLSVGTGNKVSGNGSGAFGDPNIIAGNNSYAVGDNNTIPGNSSFAFGNTNTVNGNSSTVIGSDGSIASGLTDVFALGNNITSTASNSVVLGSNSATTRANTVSVGSATAQRQIVNMAAGVAATDAVNVSQLMPVVSSLGGGASFNGTTGQVTGPSYTLNNANAITGASGAVSDVGSALGRVDSALGNVNAVANKGWNVQANGGTATQIAPGGAVNFVNGSNTTASFNAATNQVKVDVVSNPTFAGAVTANGGLTVGAGQSVNMGNNKVTNVAAGVANTDAVNMSQLKATNANVAVNAADIARVEGKADQSGADVAAHLGGGAAYDSTTGTISAPSYAVQGGNYNNVGDALGSLDTAVTSNTSSITDITNQINSGTVGLVQQSAAGADLTVGKDTDGAAVDFADKDGNTRTLKNVTAGVNDTDAVNMSQLNATNANVSTNATNIAQNTSDIVRVEGKADQSGADVAAHLGGGAVYDSTTGAISAPSYAVQGGNYNNVGDALGSLDTAVTNNTTAIAGNTQSITDITNQINSGTVGLVQQSKAGADLTVGKDTDGVAVDFADKDGNARTLKSVKAGVADTDAVNMSQLNVTNANVSTNATNIAQNTSDIVRVEGKADQSVADVAAHLGGGATYDSTTGTIGAPSYAVQGGNYNNVGDALGSLDTAVTNNTSSITDITNQINSGTVGLVQQSKAGADLTVGKGTDGAAVDFADKGGNTRTLKNVTAGVNDTDAVNMSQLNATNANVTANTTNITANSTHVGNLGTAAAAALGGSTTFDPTTGSLSGTSFGLTHANAINGTTGAATTVTDGFSKVDDALGSLNTSVTNNTNSITDITNQINSGTVGLVQQSAAGADLTVGKGTDGAAVDFADKAGSTRTLKNVTAGVNDTDAVNMSQLNATNANVSTNAANITRVEAKSDQAMTSMAAYLGGGAAYNSATGVMNGPSYTVQGATYNNVGSALGSLDTAVTNNTNSITNITNQINNGTVGLVQQDATTRNITVAKDADGTVVDVSGTAGTRKITGASAGDLSATSTDVVNGSQLYATNQAVGQLDNRVTNIENTVNTYTGDITNVTNTVNKVVNGQDGVFQVSQESGVTKPVASGTQATAGGNGAVASGNSSTALGNNAQATGDNSVAIGASSVASRANSVSVGSAGGERQITNVAAGTEATDAVNLGQLRASQAGTVRYDLNADGSVNGSSLTMNQGGDPTVIHNVGAGTATTDAVNVGQLNSSVNQVGNWAKSYTDQQIKNESRQASAGTASAMAMATLPQAYQPNQSSGGVAFGTYRGQSSMAVGMSTITESGRYILKVSGSVNTKGDAGMAVGAGMVW
- a CDS encoding coniferyl aldehyde dehydrogenase, which gives rise to MKEPAPSLHAILLRLREAQARDPMPPWNVRATRLRTLERMLNEQRDAFAAAIDADFGHRPKEETELLELYPSLSNLRHSLKRGRGWMRPRGRLANLVFLPARTTLLPQPRGVVGIIVPWNYPIFLSVGPLIDALTAGNRVMLKMSEYTPRFSALFAEQVARYFSSDEVVVVTGDADVAQAFSALPFDHLLFTGSTAVGYHVMRAAAANLTPVTLELGGKSPAIIGPGARFEHAVERIVFGKLVNAGQTCIAPDYVLVPRARMDEFVATARDMAARLYPNLRAQQQYASIVSDRHYDRLLKLRDDAVAAGARPEPMSDAQDLPAKRLLAPVMLTQVGDTMQVMQEEIFGPLLPVMPYDSLDGAIEYIATHPQPLALYLFEESRATIDHVLARTHAGGVTVNDTLYHIAQHNLPFGGVGPSGIGGYHGEAGFQTFSHMKPVFRQARLNGTGMLNPPYGKRFWKMLKLLMRLG